Proteins encoded together in one Telopea speciosissima isolate NSW1024214 ecotype Mountain lineage chromosome 4, Tspe_v1, whole genome shotgun sequence window:
- the LOC122659383 gene encoding histone H4, with protein MSGRGKGGKGLGKGGAKRHRKVLRDNIQGITKPAIRRLARRGGVKRISGLIYEETRGVLKIFLENVIRDAVTYTEHARRKTVTAMDVVYALKRQGRTLYGFGG; from the coding sequence ATGTCAGGACGAGGCAAGGGAGGAAAAGGATTGGGAAAAGGTGGAGCGAAGAGGCATCGTAAAGTGCTGAGAGATAACATTCAAGGTATCACGAAGCCTGCAATACGTCGTCTCGCGAGGCGTGGAGGTGTCAAACGTATCAGTGGCTTGATCTATGAAGAGACACGAGGTGTTCTCAAGATCTTCCTTGAAAACGTTATTCGTGATGCGGTTACATACACTGAGCATGCTCGGAGGAAGACGGTGACTGCTATGGATGTGGTTTATGCTCTCAAGAGACAAGGCAGGACTCTCTATGGATTTGGGGGTTAG